A stretch of Cicer arietinum cultivar CDC Frontier isolate Library 1 chromosome 5, Cicar.CDCFrontier_v2.0, whole genome shotgun sequence DNA encodes these proteins:
- the LOC101492535 gene encoding urease accessory protein D isoform X3, with product MSNGEKDKENEACSVVVEKVGGRSSVIRCLSRYPLKFITPKKGDHISCKFSVGDACTMVFTTQGSTKVYKSVGSKCSQQILEARVGSNALLAIIPDPVTCFSTARYYQKQVFTVSADSNLVIVDWITSGRHESGEKWDFDLYRSTNNIFFDDGQPLFLDTMLLEKEKLGRVKEHMLDYQVIAMIVLLGPKMQYVQSLVQERVKIIMSEQLQNPSAAFSHKKNKADCFMTKPTFVASCSVFGPKKIGLIVRVASVTTESVYKFLRHQLAPLEPMIGVPPYR from the exons ATGAGTAATGGCGAAAAAGACAAAGAAAATGAAGCGTGTTCAGTGGTAGTTGAAAAAGTAGGAGGTAGATCATCGGTGATAAGGTGTCTATCAAGATATCCCCTCAAGTTCATCACACCCAAAAAG GGTGATCATATTTCGTGCAAGTTTTCTGTTGGAGATGCTTGCACCATGGTGTTCACTACCCAAGGTTCTACTAAG GTCTACAAATCTGTGGGATCTAAGTGTTCTCAACAAATATTAGAG GCTAGAGTAGGAAGCAATGCGCTTTTAGCCATCATTCCGGATCCCGTAACATGTTTTTCCACTGCAAGATATTATCAGAAACAAGTCTTCACCGTTTCTGCAGACTCAAATTTGGTTATTGTTGATTGGATTACTAGTGGGCGCCATGAAAGTGGAGAAAAATGGGATTTTGATCTATATAGAAGCACCAATAATATATTCTTCGACGATGGTCAACCTTTGTTTCTAGATACG ATGTTACTAGAGAAAGAAAAACTTGGCCGTGTAAAGGAACACATGCTGGACTACCAAGTAATTGCAATGATTGTACTTCTAGG GCCAAAGATGCAGTATGTCCAGAGTCTAGTGCAAGAGCGCGTGAAAATAATTATGTCAGAGCAATTACAGAATCCTTCTGCTGCATTTAGTCACAAAAAAAACAAGGCTGACTGTTTCATGACAAAGCCAACTTTCGTGGCTTCTTGCAGTGTCTTTGGTCCTAAg AAAATTGGTCTTATTGTTCGAGTGGCTTCTGTGACAACTGAATCCGTTTACAAGTTTCTTCGACATCAATTGGCTCCATTGGAGCCAATGATCGGGGTACCACCTTACAGGTAG
- the LOC101492535 gene encoding urease accessory protein D isoform X2, with translation MSNGEKDKENEACSVVVEKVGGRSSVIRCLSRYPLKFITPKKVGPSKIDAVWVYALNYGGGIVSGDHISCKFSVGDACTMVFTTQGSTKARVGSNALLAIIPDPVTCFSTARYYQKQVFTVSADSNLVIVDWITSGRHESGEKWDFDLYRSTNNIFFDDGQPLFLDTMLLEKEKLGRVKEHMLDYQVIAMIVLLGPKMQYVQSLVQERVKIIMSEQLQNPSAAFSHKKNKADCFMTKPTFVASCSVFGPKKIGLIVRVASVTTESVYKFLRHQLAPLEPMIGVPPYR, from the exons ATGAGTAATGGCGAAAAAGACAAAGAAAATGAAGCGTGTTCAGTGGTAGTTGAAAAAGTAGGAGGTAGATCATCGGTGATAAGGTGTCTATCAAGATATCCCCTCAAGTTCATCACACCCAAAAAG GTTGGTCCTTCAAAAATTGATGCAGTATGGGTTTATGCTCTCAATTATGGAGGTGGAATTGTATCT GGTGATCATATTTCGTGCAAGTTTTCTGTTGGAGATGCTTGCACCATGGTGTTCACTACCCAAGGTTCTACTAAG GCTAGAGTAGGAAGCAATGCGCTTTTAGCCATCATTCCGGATCCCGTAACATGTTTTTCCACTGCAAGATATTATCAGAAACAAGTCTTCACCGTTTCTGCAGACTCAAATTTGGTTATTGTTGATTGGATTACTAGTGGGCGCCATGAAAGTGGAGAAAAATGGGATTTTGATCTATATAGAAGCACCAATAATATATTCTTCGACGATGGTCAACCTTTGTTTCTAGATACG ATGTTACTAGAGAAAGAAAAACTTGGCCGTGTAAAGGAACACATGCTGGACTACCAAGTAATTGCAATGATTGTACTTCTAGG GCCAAAGATGCAGTATGTCCAGAGTCTAGTGCAAGAGCGCGTGAAAATAATTATGTCAGAGCAATTACAGAATCCTTCTGCTGCATTTAGTCACAAAAAAAACAAGGCTGACTGTTTCATGACAAAGCCAACTTTCGTGGCTTCTTGCAGTGTCTTTGGTCCTAAg AAAATTGGTCTTATTGTTCGAGTGGCTTCTGTGACAACTGAATCCGTTTACAAGTTTCTTCGACATCAATTGGCTCCATTGGAGCCAATGATCGGGGTACCACCTTACAGGTAG
- the LOC101492535 gene encoding urease accessory protein D isoform X1: MSNGEKDKENEACSVVVEKVGGRSSVIRCLSRYPLKFITPKKVGPSKIDAVWVYALNYGGGIVSGDHISCKFSVGDACTMVFTTQGSTKVYKSVGSKCSQQILEARVGSNALLAIIPDPVTCFSTARYYQKQVFTVSADSNLVIVDWITSGRHESGEKWDFDLYRSTNNIFFDDGQPLFLDTMLLEKEKLGRVKEHMLDYQVIAMIVLLGPKMQYVQSLVQERVKIIMSEQLQNPSAAFSHKKNKADCFMTKPTFVASCSVFGPKKIGLIVRVASVTTESVYKFLRHQLAPLEPMIGVPPYR, from the exons ATGAGTAATGGCGAAAAAGACAAAGAAAATGAAGCGTGTTCAGTGGTAGTTGAAAAAGTAGGAGGTAGATCATCGGTGATAAGGTGTCTATCAAGATATCCCCTCAAGTTCATCACACCCAAAAAG GTTGGTCCTTCAAAAATTGATGCAGTATGGGTTTATGCTCTCAATTATGGAGGTGGAATTGTATCT GGTGATCATATTTCGTGCAAGTTTTCTGTTGGAGATGCTTGCACCATGGTGTTCACTACCCAAGGTTCTACTAAG GTCTACAAATCTGTGGGATCTAAGTGTTCTCAACAAATATTAGAG GCTAGAGTAGGAAGCAATGCGCTTTTAGCCATCATTCCGGATCCCGTAACATGTTTTTCCACTGCAAGATATTATCAGAAACAAGTCTTCACCGTTTCTGCAGACTCAAATTTGGTTATTGTTGATTGGATTACTAGTGGGCGCCATGAAAGTGGAGAAAAATGGGATTTTGATCTATATAGAAGCACCAATAATATATTCTTCGACGATGGTCAACCTTTGTTTCTAGATACG ATGTTACTAGAGAAAGAAAAACTTGGCCGTGTAAAGGAACACATGCTGGACTACCAAGTAATTGCAATGATTGTACTTCTAGG GCCAAAGATGCAGTATGTCCAGAGTCTAGTGCAAGAGCGCGTGAAAATAATTATGTCAGAGCAATTACAGAATCCTTCTGCTGCATTTAGTCACAAAAAAAACAAGGCTGACTGTTTCATGACAAAGCCAACTTTCGTGGCTTCTTGCAGTGTCTTTGGTCCTAAg AAAATTGGTCTTATTGTTCGAGTGGCTTCTGTGACAACTGAATCCGTTTACAAGTTTCTTCGACATCAATTGGCTCCATTGGAGCCAATGATCGGGGTACCACCTTACAGGTAG
- the LOC101492535 gene encoding urease accessory protein D isoform X4 — MSNGEKDKENEACSVVVEKVGGRSSVIRCLSRYPLKFITPKKGDHISCKFSVGDACTMVFTTQGSTKARVGSNALLAIIPDPVTCFSTARYYQKQVFTVSADSNLVIVDWITSGRHESGEKWDFDLYRSTNNIFFDDGQPLFLDTMLLEKEKLGRVKEHMLDYQVIAMIVLLGPKMQYVQSLVQERVKIIMSEQLQNPSAAFSHKKNKADCFMTKPTFVASCSVFGPKKIGLIVRVASVTTESVYKFLRHQLAPLEPMIGVPPYR; from the exons ATGAGTAATGGCGAAAAAGACAAAGAAAATGAAGCGTGTTCAGTGGTAGTTGAAAAAGTAGGAGGTAGATCATCGGTGATAAGGTGTCTATCAAGATATCCCCTCAAGTTCATCACACCCAAAAAG GGTGATCATATTTCGTGCAAGTTTTCTGTTGGAGATGCTTGCACCATGGTGTTCACTACCCAAGGTTCTACTAAG GCTAGAGTAGGAAGCAATGCGCTTTTAGCCATCATTCCGGATCCCGTAACATGTTTTTCCACTGCAAGATATTATCAGAAACAAGTCTTCACCGTTTCTGCAGACTCAAATTTGGTTATTGTTGATTGGATTACTAGTGGGCGCCATGAAAGTGGAGAAAAATGGGATTTTGATCTATATAGAAGCACCAATAATATATTCTTCGACGATGGTCAACCTTTGTTTCTAGATACG ATGTTACTAGAGAAAGAAAAACTTGGCCGTGTAAAGGAACACATGCTGGACTACCAAGTAATTGCAATGATTGTACTTCTAGG GCCAAAGATGCAGTATGTCCAGAGTCTAGTGCAAGAGCGCGTGAAAATAATTATGTCAGAGCAATTACAGAATCCTTCTGCTGCATTTAGTCACAAAAAAAACAAGGCTGACTGTTTCATGACAAAGCCAACTTTCGTGGCTTCTTGCAGTGTCTTTGGTCCTAAg AAAATTGGTCTTATTGTTCGAGTGGCTTCTGTGACAACTGAATCCGTTTACAAGTTTCTTCGACATCAATTGGCTCCATTGGAGCCAATGATCGGGGTACCACCTTACAGGTAG